In Ignavibacteria bacterium, the DNA window TAAAGACAATCCCGCTGACGATAAAGAAAAAAAGGTTATTATTATTAATGTTCCTGACTCTTCCAATACAGCAACGCTTGGCTACTTCAATGAATGTGTAAAGAAGACTAAAAATATTAAGCACGAAATAGGTCTGATAAGAAGTCACTACGTTGGTAGGACATTCATTGAACCCGGACAGGATCATAGGCAGATGAAAGTTAAAACCAAATTTAATGTTGTTAAAGGTGTTCTCGCTAACAGAAAAGTTGTAATCGTTGATGATTCCATCGTTAGAGGTACTACTCTAAAACTCCTTGTCGATTTAATAAAACAAGCAAAACCAAAAGAAATTCATCTGCGAATAACTTCGCCACCTATTGTTTCTCCATGCTATTATGGTATGGATTTCCCGTCAAAAGAGGAACTGATAGCAAATCAGTTTAATTGCGATATTGAATCAATTCGAAAATCACTTGGTGTTGAATCTCTGAACTACTTATCCGTTGAGAGTTTGCTGGAATCTGTTCCTAAAACGACGGATAAAACAGACTATTGTACTGCATGTTTCACTAAAAATTATCCAATTCCTATTGAAATTGAAACCGAGAAAACAAAATTTGACGAATAAAACAAATAAAATATTATGGAATTAGCACAAAAATTGTTTCACAAATCCCGTAGAGAAAAACTCAATAATATCCTTGATGAAAATTCATTGGTTATCGTTTTGAGTGCAATTAATGTTCAGCGTTCTTTTGACGACAGCTATAAATTTAAGCAGAATAAAAACTTCTATTACCTCACTGGTTTTAATGAACCGAATTCAGCTTTGTTTCTCGCTCCCGGTGGTATGGAGCTGTTCGATGAGAAATCGAGGAAGAAAGTGAAAACTAAAGAAATCTTGTTCGTTCAAAAGAAAGACCCTTTGAAGGAAACGTGGATTGGTAAAAGACTTGGTTTTGAAAACGTTACTAAGGAAATCGGTATTAATACAGGTCTTGTTAATTCAAAACTTGGTGATGTTCTCGCAGATTTAATCTCAAGAGATAAGTACAATAAAATTTATTTAAGTCTCTTTGATATGGGCTTCATACGTGGTGAAATAAAGGAACAGCTTAAAAGTTTTATATCTTCTTTCATTACTCTGTCTTCGAATGTTCAAATATTGGATTATAATTTACTTCTCGGGAAAATGCGTAATATCAAAAATGACTTTGAAATTGAACAGGTTAGATATGCTTCAACAGTTACTGCTGCAGGGTTTTACAACACTATTCAGTCAATCAAACCTGGTATGTATGAGTATCAGGTGCAGACACTGCTTGAGTATAATTATAAGCAGCTCGGTTGTCAGGATGTCGCTTTTGAAACGATAGTTGCAGGTGGTAATAATTCATGTATCCTTCATTATAACACCAACAGAAATAAATTGAAAAGCGGAGAACTTGTATTGATAGACTCTGGTGCAGAGTTTAATTATTACAACGGCGACCTCACAAGAACAGTTCCTGTAAATGGTAAATTCACAAAAGAACAAAGGCAAATTTATCAGATTGTTCTCGATGCTCAGTATGCTGTCATTAAGAAAATAAAACCCGGTGTCAAACTCACTGATTTAAAAAAGTATTCAGTAGAACAGCTTAAGAAAGGAATGCAAAAACTCGGACTACTTAAAAAAGGTTTTGACATTACAAAATATACTCTCCACGGTGTTGGACATCATATAGGGCTCGATACACATGATGCAGTCGCAAACAAAAAGATAGGAAATAACGATTTTGATAAATTGTTTGTCGGAAGTATAATTACCGTTGAACCCGGTATTTACTTCCCTGAAGATGCTAAAGAGATTCCTGCAAAGTACAGAAAAATTGGTGTACGTATTGAAGATGACGTGCTCGTAACAAAAAATGGTTGTGAAGTCCTGTCTGATTCGCTGCCAAAAGAAATTGAGGATATTGAATATTTGATGTGTTAATCAAATTTTAATTTATATCTGATAATCAAAAGCCCGTGAGTACCGCGGGCTTTTGATTTAGCTATGTAAATATTAATCCTCTATTAATAAGTTTTCAGTTCACCAATCTCTGTCTCAACTGCTTTCAATATATCATGACTCTTCACACAAACCATCATATTGTTATGGTCTTTAAAAAGCGGCCTGTCAATATCAAGATGTT includes these proteins:
- a CDS encoding aminopeptidase P family protein, with the protein product MELAQKLFHKSRREKLNNILDENSLVIVLSAINVQRSFDDSYKFKQNKNFYYLTGFNEPNSALFLAPGGMELFDEKSRKKVKTKEILFVQKKDPLKETWIGKRLGFENVTKEIGINTGLVNSKLGDVLADLISRDKYNKIYLSLFDMGFIRGEIKEQLKSFISSFITLSSNVQILDYNLLLGKMRNIKNDFEIEQVRYASTVTAAGFYNTIQSIKPGMYEYQVQTLLEYNYKQLGCQDVAFETIVAGGNNSCILHYNTNRNKLKSGELVLIDSGAEFNYYNGDLTRTVPVNGKFTKEQRQIYQIVLDAQYAVIKKIKPGVKLTDLKKYSVEQLKKGMQKLGLLKKGFDITKYTLHGVGHHIGLDTHDAVANKKIGNNDFDKLFVGSIITVEPGIYFPEDAKEIPAKYRKIGVRIEDDVLVTKNGCEVLSDSLPKEIEDIEYLMC